A genomic region of Raphanus sativus cultivar WK10039 chromosome 6, ASM80110v3, whole genome shotgun sequence contains the following coding sequences:
- the LOC108807780 gene encoding LOW QUALITY PROTEIN: gibberellin 20 oxidase 4 (The sequence of the model RefSeq protein was modified relative to this genomic sequence to represent the inferred CDS: deleted 2 bases in 1 codon; substituted 1 base at 1 genomic stop codon): MEYITEFSFNEKKTXDTPLTFFGSTVLNNQQNTVPQDFVWPDHQKPSANVPILQVPLIDLAGVLSGDQFLVSKITKLVAEGSTQHGFFLVTNHGVDEGFMSRACTLMDTFFKSPACEKQKAQRNHDESWGYTSSFVGKFKKKLPWKEMLSFRFSPEEKSENHSRIVKEFIIKKMGDGYKDLGNVYQEYAEAMSKLSLRIMELLGMSLGINSSHFVDFFEDNDSLLRLNYYPRCKQPNDVLGSGPHCDPTSLTILQQDYSGLQVFVDNQWQSIPYNPQALVVNIGDTFRALTNGRYKSCLHRAVVNSETERKTIAFFLSPKVDKVVKPPEELEGEREYPDFTWSMLHEFVKKHYKTDENTLEEFTKWLKKSGNV; the protein is encoded by the exons ATGGAATACATCACAGAGTTCTCTTTCAATGAAAAGAAAACCTAAGATACCCCTTTGACGTTCTTTGGTTCAACGGTCCTAAATAATCAACAAAACACCGTACCTCAAGATTTCGTATGGCCCGACCATCAGAAACCCTCTGCTAACGTTCCGATCCTCCAGGTCCCTCTCATCGACCTGGCCGGTGTCCTCTCCGGCGACCAGTTCTTGGTCTCGAAGATTACAAAACTCGTGGCCGAAGGGTCAACGCAACATGGTTTCTTCCTGGTCACCAACCATGGAGTCGATGAGGGATTCATGTCTCGTGCCTGTACATTAATGGACACATTCTTTAAGTCACCGGCTTGTGAGAAACAGAAGGCTCAAAGGAACCATGACGAAAGCTGGGGTTACACTAGTAGCTTTGTAGGAAAATTCAAGAAGAAACTCCCTTGGAAGGAAATG CTGTCTTTTAGGTTCTCCCCAGAGGAGAAGAGTGAGAACCATTCCCGAATCGTTAAAGAGTTCATTATTAAGAAAATGGGAGACGGATAcaaagatttagg GAATGTTTATCAAGAATACGCTGAGGCCATGAGCAAACTCTCATTGAGGATCATGGAGCTTCTTGGAATGAGTCTCGGAATCAATAGTAGCCATTTCGTAGACTTTTTCGAAGACAACGATTCCTTACTGAGATTAAATTACTACCCGAGGTGCAAGCAACCGAATGATGTATTAGGGTCAGGACCACACTGCGACCCTACCTCTCTAACCATACTTCAACAAGACTACAGTGGTCTTCAAGTTTTCGTGGACAACCAATGGCAATCCATCCCTTATAACCCTCAAGCTTTGGTGGTTAACATTGGCGACACTTTCAGG GCTCTAACCAATGGAAGATACAAGAGTTGCTTGCATCGA GCGGTAGTGAATAGTGAGACAGAAAGAAAGACAATTGCATTCTTTCTATCTCCAAAAGTGGACAAAGTGGTAAAGCCACCAGAGGAATTAGAAGGTGAAAGAGAGTATCCAGATTTTACATGGTCTATGCTTCATGAGTTTGTAAAGAAACACTATAAAACAGACGAGAACACGCTTGAAGAGTTCACAAAATGGCTCAAGAAAAGCGGAAATGTTTGA